TGCTGGGAGAAAGACGCGTTCTCCGTGAGGCTGGGGTGAGGGTACAGGTAGTGGACCGTCGCCGGGGCGAATCGGATACCGTGCTGGTGTGACTGTCGTGCAGACCGTACTCGTCTTGGCCGTGATACCGGCGGCTGTCTACGGCCTCGTCATGTTGATGGTGCTGTGGCCGAGACTGTTCCGCGCTCGCTACCAACCGAACGGGGAGTGGAACTTCCCGCCGGTGTTGTGGGTCGCCAACCCGGCGGGTGTGAGTCCCAGCAGCCCGTCGACCGAACACGCGGATCCCGAGTCGGAGACCGGCACCGCGAGGGGAGGCGCTCGTGGCAACTGGTGAGATGGCCCGAACAGCGGCGGACGTGAACCCGGCCGAGCTCGAAGCCGGCCACGCGCTGACGGCCGGAGGACGGCTGTCGATCGCGCGGCGTATCGAACCGGAACGCCCCAAGCTGCCGTTCTCGCCCGGACAGTTGGCCCGGCTGGACGAGGCGTTGACCCTGTCCACCCGCACGACCGGGCTGGAGTTCGCGATCTATCTCGGTGACCTCGGGGAGCGATCCCGCGAACGTGCCGAGCAGATCCACGCCGGTCTGGGAGAGCGGGCCCCGCGCGGTGTGCTCATCGCCGTGTCCCCGGCCCAGCGCTGCCTGGAGGTCGTCACGGGAGAGCAGGCTCACCGGCGGATACCGGACCGCACGTGCAACCTGGCTGTCATGGGCATGGTCGCCTCCTTCAAGGAGGGCGACCTGATCGAGGGGCTCATCAACGCGTTGCGCATGCTCTCCGAGGAGGCGGGGACGGACTTCGAGTCGGCCGCCGAGCACCACTGACGGAGCTTCTCCGCCCCGGACGTGGGGCTCGCTTCGGGTGGGTCCCACGTCCGGCGGTGGTGTCCACGACACTTCCGTGAGCTCGTCCCGTAGCACGCTCCCACCGGAACCCGGG
The nucleotide sequence above comes from Actinopolyspora erythraea. Encoded proteins:
- a CDS encoding DUF5130 family protein; this translates as MATGEMARTAADVNPAELEAGHALTAGGRLSIARRIEPERPKLPFSPGQLARLDEALTLSTRTTGLEFAIYLGDLGERSRERAEQIHAGLGERAPRGVLIAVSPAQRCLEVVTGEQAHRRIPDRTCNLAVMGMVASFKEGDLIEGLINALRMLSEEAGTDFESAAEHH
- the ctaJ gene encoding aa3-type cytochrome oxidase subunit CtaJ, which encodes MTVVQTVLVLAVIPAAVYGLVMLMVLWPRLFRARYQPNGEWNFPPVLWVANPAGVSPSSPSTEHADPESETGTARGGARGNW